The genomic region TTCAATGATGCCCTTCGGGTCCAATCCGTTGGTAGGTTCGTCCAAAAAGATCAGTTCAGGGTCATTCAGCATGGCCTGAGCAATTCCCAGCCGTTGGCGCATGCCTTGCGAGTAGGTGGAAACGCGGTCGTTCTCCCGACCTTTCAGTCCCACCAGTTCGATCATCTCATCCAAGCGTTCCTCACCGATCACATTCGGGAAGTATTGGGCCGCCACCTTCAAATTCCATCTGCCGCTCAGGTACGGGTAAAACTTGGGTTCTTCGATGATGCAGCCGATGCGCGGAAGCACCTCATTCAGGTCTTTCAGCTCCATCTTGCCGAAGTAGCGCACCTTCCCAGCGCTTGGGCGTATCAGTCCCACCAGCATTCGCATCATGGTGGTCTTGCCTGCACCGTTCGGCCCAAGAAGGCCAAAGATCTCTCCCTTGCGCACTTCCATGTCCACGCCTTTCAGGGCATGGAATGTTCCGTAGTACTTCTGCAGGGCGGCTATTTGCAGGATGGTGTCCGACATCTGTTCCGTTTGCAGGGAAACAACGCTTGCTCCAAAAGGTTTTCGTTTCGGCCCCCGCCTGTGTGAACCAACGCACCATGGATCTGTTAGATGCACATGATGACGCATCAATGAAAAAAGTATTCATCGCGCTTGGTGTACTGCTTCTGATCTTGGCAGCTGTGCAGGCATATATAAGTTCAAACATGGCAAAGACAGAGACACAACCCTACGAAGTACTTTGGAAGCAACAGCAGGTGGAAGCCCGCTACTACCCATCGGCCATCATGGCCACCGTGCATGGTTCATCCAACGAATATCGCAGCAGCGCCAATCAGCATTTCCGTGTGCTTGCAGGCTACATTTTCGGTGGGAATGAGAAGAAGCAGTCCATTGCCATGACCTCGCCCGTACACATGACCTTTGATGGCTCAGGTTCCGAAATGAGTTTTGTGATGCCCAAAGGAATGGAGATGGAAACGCTGCCCAGGCCCAACGACCGTGGCATCCGATTCCGCGAAAGCGGGGAGAAGTATGTGATGGCCCTCCGGTTCGGTGGTTGGCCAATGACCGCAGCATCCGAAAGCATACCGACCAACTCATGGC from Flavobacteriales bacterium harbors:
- a CDS encoding ATP-binding cassette domain-containing protein translates to MRHHVHLTDPWCVGSHRRGPKRKPFGASVVSLQTEQMSDTILQIAALQKYYGTFHALKGVDMEVRKGEIFGLLGPNGAGKTTMMRMLVGLIRPSAGKVRYFGKMELKDLNEVLPRIGCIIEEPKFYPYLSGRWNLKVAAQYFPNVIGEERLDEMIELVGLKGRENDRVSTYSQGMRQRLGIAQAMLNDPELIFLDEPTNGLDPKGIIELRQLIIRLKEEFGKTVIISSHILSEIEEMADSMAIINHGKCVAQGKVSELLAKNTVTVSVETDDQVAANVALKSLGYEPTLDGKTLIFQADVEQIPHVVEKLIHAERKIYRLDHRRKLEDYFLKLTAA